In Isosphaera pallida ATCC 43644, the sequence CAGGATCGACACGGCCACCTTGTCGCAAGTCAGCGCCGGCAGGATCGCCTGGCGGTCGGCAACGCGACGGCGACGAGCTCGTTTGTGAGCGAGACGACGGGCCTGGTTGCGGGTCGCCTCGTCGGGGTTGAGGATCAAAATCCCATCATCGCCATCGAGGATGGCTTCGCCACAGAGGGGAACCTGGTCCAGGAAGGGTCCCAACCCCACCACGGCGGGCAGACCCAACGCCGCGGCCACGATCGCGGTGTGACTGGAGACTCCACCGGCTTCGGTTGCGAATCCCAGGACGCGCCGCGGGTCCAACCGAGCCGTTTCGCTAGGACTGAGATCGTGGGCTAGGATCAGCACTGGCTCGTCGAAGATTTCCCAAGGGCGAATCTGAGCCGATTCGGTTCCGGCGAGTTGGTCGAGGATGCGTTGTTCGATGTCCAACAGGTCCGCGGCGCGGGCGGCGAGATAGGGGTTGCTGGTTCCCAATGCTCGGAGACGCTCAGCATGACGTCGGAGCACCTGAACCACCGCGCCCGCGGCATCAATGGTTTGGGAGCGGATGACCTCCTCGGCCTCACGTTGGAGGGAGGGATCGGCGATCATCGAGGCGTGGACCCGCAGGATGTCGGCATACTGGGTCCCTAACCGGTCCCGAGCCTCGTTGACCGCGTCGGAGGTGGCCCGGGCGGCTTCGGTCAACGCCTGAGCCAGACGTTGGATTTCCGAATCCACCTGATTCGGCTCGATGCTGCGTACCGTTTGTCCGGGTGTGCGGGGATCCAGGGCGATCACTGGACCGATTGCCAAGCCGGAGCCAACCGCCAGACCGACGAACCGCTTGGGGGCGGCACCACCGTGACGACGGCCCCCTCCACCCGAGGTCATTGACGCGGGGGAAGGCGATGGGACGGGGGGGCGTTCCCAAATCGAGGAGATCGACCAGTCGTGGGAGTTCATGGCGCACGACCCTCCACATTGGTGTCAGCTCCAGTGGGTGGAGCGGAGGGGTCGGAGGTGGTGGAACTGGGGTGCTCCTCTTCGTCCTCGTAAAACCGCGCCGCGACGAGTTGGGCCAGAGCCTCCAGGGCCGCTTCGGCGTCTGGTCCCCGAGCTTCCAGTTCCAGAATCGTTCCGCGTTCAGCGGCCAGCGAAGTCAGGTCCAGAATGCTTTTGCCGTTGAACGAACCGCCCCGGTAATGGACGGTGATCTCTGCTTGAAAACGGGACGCCAACCGCACGAACTGATCGGCCGGGCGCAGGTGAAGGCCCAGGAAGTTGAGGATTTCCACCTGGCGACGGGCGACGGACGGTTCGGACATGCGCGACGACTCGGGCGGCAAGGGATCACGAAGAAGGGATCGCTGGGCGGGCTACTCGGTTCAACCGACCAACTCGCAACGCATTGGCGACGCCAGGACTCGGCGACGCAGGTGCGGGACGCTCGCCCGAAAACTGAGTCGATCGAAGAGAACCGACTCCCGGAACAACAACCATCATGCGGACGGGACAGGAAGTGGATCCGCGCGGCAGCAGAAGGTCAACGGAGGGTTGGTATCAACAGGTGTTTGGTCAGCGTCCACCATCCACCGCACCAGGAAGACCACATCCCTCGCGGAAGCGCCAAGCGGCTGGGATCGTGCGTCAACCCGACGCGTTCCTTTTGGGAACCACCACTTGCCTAAGGGCAGGGACTCGCCTCCGGGGGAACCCAACCGCGTCGCCGAAGCTGACCACCAACTACGGAAGAGCTCCCCAGAAACCATAACCGATAGGGTCAACGGCCGAGCATCATCCCCTGTTCGGCTTCGAGAATGAGATCCCAAACCTGGGCGGGTGTTTTAGACTGCCGCAGCAGGTTGACGAAGTTCTCATCCTTCAAATGCCGCGTGATGTTTTCCAGCGCACGGAGATGATCGCCGGGTTGGTTGGGCGGGGAGATCAGCAGGAAGAAGACGTAGACCGGTTCGCCGTCGAGGGCGGCGAATTCCACTCCTTTGCGAGAAAGCGCCACCGCGCCGAGGAGCCGCTGCGCGGAGGGATGTCGGGTATGGGGAACGGCCACGCCTTGACCAATTCCGGTGGAACCGAGTTCCTCGCGGCTGAGGATCGCCTTGATGACGCTTTCAAAATCCTCTTCAGAAAGCAGTCCCGCGGTTAACAACCCGCGGGCGACTTCGCGAACCACCTCGGGTTTGGTGGTGGATTCCAAATCGACGGAGATCGCTTCACGAACCACAAAATCAGAGAGTTTCATCCAGCGCAGCCCTCCAGGGCAATCGGGGCCGGATCGCAACGCCGCGGGATTCGAGAATCGAAAGGCTCAACCCGAGCGTAACGAACCAAGCGGGGCGGTTCGAGGTCGGGTCGTCAACCGGTGGATCGAATCGCGTGGGGGGAGGTGTCGGGTTCATTCAACTCGACGCCCGGCGCGAGCCGGACACTCGCAACCGGGAGAGAGGTTGTGTTTCCGTGCGACGGCCTCGTCATGGGTCGCCCTGACTCTCGACGCGTTCGGAGTCGAACGCAAACCCTTCGAGTCATGCCCGCAGGAGGCGGCGGAAACCGAGAGGAGTTGGGAAGCCAATGGCAATGAACCGGGAGCAACCTCCAGGACATCTCGACCAGACCTGATGGAATGAACGAATAGGGCGGACGAAAAGGCGCGACCCGAGGGGACGCGACGAGA encodes:
- a CDS encoding HPr family phosphocarrier protein — encoded protein: MSEPSVARRQVEILNFLGLHLRPADQFVRLASRFQAEITVHYRGGSFNGKSILDLTSLAAERGTILELEARGPDAEAALEALAQLVAARFYEDEEEHPSSTTSDPSAPPTGADTNVEGRAP
- a CDS encoding PTS sugar transporter subunit IIA, which translates into the protein MKLSDFVVREAISVDLESTTKPEVVREVARGLLTAGLLSEEDFESVIKAILSREELGSTGIGQGVAVPHTRHPSAQRLLGAVALSRKGVEFAALDGEPVYVFFLLISPPNQPGDHLRALENITRHLKDENFVNLLRQSKTPAQVWDLILEAEQGMMLGR